CTTGATTTTGCCCAAACTACCACTACCAGAGTGGGCAAGCAGCTAATGCAAGATTTTGGGCAAGTACAGGCTGACCAAAAAGCTGATGGTAGTTTGGTGACGCAAGCAGATAAATGGGCAGATCGGGAAATTCGGGATGGGATCGCTTCTAATTTTTCTGGTTACGGCATTTTAAGCGAAGAGAGCGATCAGTCATTTCCCGGTACTGAGTGGTGCTGGGTAATTGACCCTCTAGATGGTACAACCAACTTTACACGCGGTATTCCCATCTGGACAATATCTCTGGGTTTACTGTATCGAGGTACACCCATTTTTGGGTATGTTTACGCACCAACTCTGAATCAAGCTTTTCATGGTTTCTGGGCAGGTTCATCTGGTTTAGCAACACCTACAGGAGCATTTCTCAACCACCATCCCATCCACACTAGTATAGATAGTCCCAGCAATAATCACTTTTTTAACCTCTGTTCTCGTAGCACCGCAGTTATTCAAAACGGCTTTCCCTGCAAAATTCGGATGTTGGGTGTAGCTAGCTATAACTTTTTAACGGTTGCCACAGGGGCTACTCTCGGTGGAATTGAGGCGACACCAAAAGTTTGGGATATAGCCGGGGCTTGGGTAATTGTCCAAGCTGCTGGTGGGGTATGGTCATCACTCAAATCAGAACCCTTTCCATTGTCACCAGGAGAAGATTATAGCGATCGCTCCTTTCCCACCCTTGTTGTCAGTCGTCCTGAATTAGTTCCAGTATTTCAACCTTTTCTCGAAGGCGTAAAAATTTAATTCGCTGCTTGGTATCTGGAATATCAATATTAAACTTAACAAGACCCTAATCAAACAAAGAATCTAGTATAAATAAAGCTGGTAATAATCCTGATTTAAGTGTAAAACCAGTGTAGTTATTAATTTAAGTAGTGTTGTGTCTTTCATCACACTGGTTAATTTAGTATAAAAAATTTATATGTTGTCTAATCTAGATTTAATTCGAGAGTTTGTGCAAAACTCTATTCAGAAAAAAGACGTTTTGTTGTCAAATCCTGCTTTGACAGCGCAAACAGTTTATAAAACCAACCAACTGACAGCGAAATCTGAAGGCGTAATTGCGATCGCCCAACTATCCAACACCCTACCTGAATTCTCGATTTCTCCAAAATCAACCCAGTGGGAATTGATAAATCAGGTATTAGCAGAATATAGTTATCTCCTCAAAGGAGAAGTAGATAGTCGAGGTTTCTATCAGTATCAATACTCCGAAGTTCCCAAAGGTTATCAGATGCACTGTACTAAATCTGTACTTCTATGGCGAGCTTGGTGGAAATATCGCAAGTATACTTCTAGACCAGGTATTCCATTAGAACTGCTGATTAGAACACGAGATTCATGGTATCCAATTAGAGATTTAATTATTAGCGATGGACTTCTTTATATCAAAACGTTAGGAAGCGAGATCGCACTTGACTCAGAAGACTTGGTTACTTGGTTAAGCAAAATTGATGTAACCAAAATTAAAGAACTACCGACTACAGAGACTTAACAATTCAAAATTGATAATTAGGCAAAGGACGTGAAGAAAAATGAAAGGACTTTGGCTTGAAAATAACCAGTTGCAACTACGCACGGATATTTCCATTCCTGAACCACCACCGGGAGAAGCCTTGGTACGCGTCTTGCGTGCGGGTATTTGTAACACTGACTTGGAACTACTTCGAGGCTACTATCCCTACACTGGTATTTTGGGGCATGAATTTGTCGGGGTTGTCGAACAAGGGCCAGAACACTTAGTTAATCAACGCGTAGTTGGAGAAATCAATGCTGTATGTGGGCATTGTCGGTTTTGTCGCAGCGGACAACCAACTCACTGCGAAAATCGTACAGTTCTGGGCATTGTCAACCGCAACGGCGCTTTTGGCGAATATCTCTGTTTGCCGATAGAGAATCTGCATCCCGTACCTGATAATGTGCCAACAGAAGTAGCAACATTTACAGAACCGATAGCAGCAGCTTTAGAAATTCAGCAGCAAGTACAATTGCGTCCAAATGATCGGGTGCTAGTGGTTGGAGATGGCAAACTAGGGCAGTTAGTAGCCCAAACACTAGCTTTAACTGGCTGTGAACTTTTAGCTGTGGGGCGTCATCGAGAAAAACTGGCTAACTTAGAAGCACGAGGGATAAAAACGAGTCTAGCCGACGCTGTTACAGATGGATATTTCGATATCTCAGTAGAATGTACTGGCAACCCAGAAGGATTTGCGATCGCTCGTCGCGCCCTACGTCCCCGTGGTACGCTTGTACTCAAAAGTACTTATGCTGGCAATCTCAGCCTAGATGTCTCTTCTTTAGTAGTGGATGAAATCACCCTCATCGGCTCTCGTTGTGGCCCCTTCGCCCCAGCCCTCCAGCTACTAGCCACAGGACAAGTTGATGTACAACCCCTAATTCATGCCACCTATCCTCTCGTTGAAGGGCTTGCGGCTTTTGAACACGCTCAGAGTCGCGGTGTTTTGAAGATATTGTTAGAGATTAGTCATTAGTCATTGGGCATTAGGTATTCTCCTTGTCTCCCTTGTCTTCCTTGTCTCTCTCAATACTGCTCGGGTTTTGCATTTTCAACTCGGAATTTGATTTTGGGAAAAGGTTAAAGGGTAAAGGTTAAAGGTTTTTTCTTTCCCCTTTAACCCGTCCCTTATCCCCAGACGGGACCCCACCTTCCCCTTTTCCCCAAAACCCGACAAGTATTGTTGTCTCTCTTGTCCCCCTTGTCCCCAATCCCACCCCCTAATACAGATAAGGATTCGTCTTCGGTTGATAGTCAGAACAATCGATCGCTTCTTCTGTGTTGGCAATAGATGGGCGGACAGTACATTTAAGACGGTAATTATCGGTAAAAAATTGGCACCCAGTACAGGGAATTTGATGCATTTGCTTGGCTGTAGTCAGACTATCTCGTGCTGCCGCGCAAAGACTTAAAACAAGGAGAATAATTACAGTCCAAGCAACAACAAAGCAAATTGGGACTAACAAAGGTTGAATCCCATTAATGAGGAAAAATATCAGTTTAAACACGGTATGTCCTGATACAAATTAGGAATTAAAAGTATATTACCTCCTAACTCCTAATTCCTAACTTCTCACTTATCAGAAGTATAAGTTAAACGCCAGCATGACCCAAGGCTAAACCAGTGACAAGCATTCCTAGAACCAGGAAAGGTTGGGCGCTGGCTTGATACTTAACATCATTCTTCACTGGGTCGCGCAAGAAATACATATCCTGCAAGGTGATTTGCGGGATGATTAAGAGTACTAGTATTGCTGCATACAAATTCTCATGGATGCTGACGAGATAGGCTGCAATCAATCCCTGAAAGACATCAATCGTCACTACACAAATCCAAGATGCGGTGGTGATGCCAAACATTACAGGTAGTGAATTTAATCCTAACTGGCGATCGCCTTCTACACTCTTAAAATCATTAACAATGGCAATGCCCAATCCAGCCAAGCTGTAGAACATTGTCAAAATCACAATTGTAGAATTCAGTTCGCCAAACAAAGCGTGTCCTGTAGACCAAGGTAGAGTTATATAGCTTGCACCCAAGGCGTAGCTACCTAGCCAGCCGTTTTGTTTGAGTTTCAGGGGAGGTGCAGAATAAATGTAGGCGATGAAAGAACCGATAATCGCGATCGCTGTAATTGTCGGAAATTCATGACCTACCCACACATCCAGCACAAATGCCAAACCATAGCCAGCAATCAGTAATACCCAAATCTGAATAATTACCTGGGGTAGGGGAATTGCCCCAGAGGGGATAGGGCGATAGGGTTCATTGATGGCATCGATTTCGCGATCGTAGTAATCATTGAGAATTTGGGTGTAACCTGTCATCAATGGCCCAGCCAGTAACATACAGGCTGCGACCTTCAACACATTTTCCAGCGTCCAAGTATAGTTACCAGAAGAAGCCGCACCACAGACTACGCCCCAAATTAGGGGAATCCAGGTGATGGGCTTCATTAGCTGTAAACGAATTTTCCAGATTGAAGTTTCCCCAGTAGATGCACCTTTCATCCCCAACATCTGCCTAGTTTTCGCACTGCGATCGCTCGTTGTTATTGCTTGCTCACTAGGATTAATTGCCACTGATTCTAGTACTTCAGACGGGTTAGGGTCTGGGGTAATGGGAGTTGATTCTGACATAAAATTTACTGATTAATAGGGCATTGGGAATTGGGAATAGGGCATTGGGCAAAACAGTTCCGTTAACGGAAGCGGGGCGTTTAGCCCGTTCCAAGTGCTGAGTAAAAAAATGGATTTCTCACTCATTACTCAGCACTCTTGAGGGGCATTGAGCATTGAAAAGAGGTAGAGGGGCGGGGTGCAGAGCGGAAAAACTTGTCTCCCCTGCTCCCTTGCTTCTTCCCCAGTCCCTAGTCCCCAGTCCCATAACTTAAAACGAAATTATCAAATAATTATTCTGAAACTTTGCTCCAGCAACGGGTCTACCACTCAGAGCCGGTGGTAAGGGAATATTGCGTCGCTGATCTCCGGCTTCTACGGTGACTTCTGGCCCATATTGGGTAAGTTTGACCTGCTTTTTGTCAAATCCTGGTAAGAATAAGCGTACTTGACGATTGTGGATGTCTATTTCAATCGGTTTGGGAGCCTGTAAAGCTTGTGCTTCAAAGTTGGGTAGAGCGTCTATCAGTGGTTGCCAATCACCCGTGGACGAGTTGGGAACGACGCTCACAGGTAGGGGTATAAATTCCTCTGACAGGTTGACATTTGTCCCGTTAGACACAAGCAGAACACCACCAACAGTTAAACCGATTTGTTGAGCGCTACCCCATAAATAACGAGCATTTGCGACCTCAATTGGATCTCCTGTAGTCACTAAGAAAGCAACGAGACGCTTGGGATCTGCCAGAGCGGCTCTACCCTTTTCTAAGAAATTATTGACTTGGTTAGTGGGAGCGGCAAAGTTATCTGCTGTCCAGTTGATATTGAAAAAACTGCTAATCAGGGGTTGAATCAAGGGTGATTCAGTAATCGTCTTACCCAAATCGGAGTTGACAAATAATTGCCGAAATCGCCGAACATACCAACTGAGGGATTCTGGCAAACCCAACATTCGTAAAGTTAAAGAGTCACCCGTGCCATCGTAGACGATCGCATCATATTTGCCACTGGCATCATATTCGCGGATAGCATTCAGTGCCAGGGCGTTGTCCATCCCCGGCAATACTACCAGTTCTTGACCAAAAACGTCTTTGAAGATGGGTGTGCGGAGATATTGCGCCTCAAGTTTCTTCACTTCGTCCCAATTGTGTTCTAGTAGTACAGATGCTTGAAACTGGACTACTTGCAAATTGGGAGCGATTTCCTGGGGATCGGCAGCAATGGGAGTTCCCAGTAGGATTTGCAATGTTGGTTCTGCTTGTCCTACTAAGAGTACGCGCTTGCCTTGACTTGCCAATAATTTGGCGGCGGCGATCGCAATTTTGGTACGAGCGGTGCCGCCTTTGCCCAAAAATGTCAATATTAGAGCCATTAGTTGATTCCTATTTTCACCGCCGATCTTTTCAACTCCAACTTAGCACTCAACAAAGACTCTCAACCTGTGCTAGAAATTTCAGATACCAAGAAAAACTCGGATCTGAGTTCTTTAACTACTACACAGCTTTGATTTCATCTTCAAAAAACCAAGTGGAAGAATTATCGTCAAACAGTACCACTACACCGATTCCACCATCAATGACTTTGTAGCCCTGGATGATACCCACTTGTCCGAGTTTTTTTACAATTGGGGGAGAAACGCGATCGCGCAAACGATAGACCTTAACCTTTTGTCCGATTTCCATGCCTGATTACAATTCAGATAAACCAAGTCTCAGTGTAGCGGAATCCGTGACTCTGCTCTCATAAATTCAGTGGGGGATGAGGAAGATGAGGGAGAATAGTAAATGACTAATGACTTATGAGGTTCAGTGATGGTTATAACAAAAACAACTGCGATCACAGGCGGAAAATTTGTCTAGACGCAAAGCTGGTTGTCGTCAAAAATCGGAGAGAGTTGTTTCAGATCGCTTGAGTTCAACAACAAAGGTAGTAGTCATGTATCAAACAGATCCACCCCGTCCGCCACAAGAAACCATGCCTACGATGTATGATTTACCCAGTGAATTAGTGGGGGAATCAGGTTTGCCAGACGAATTTCACCGTATTCAGGCAGATTTGCTCAGTGAGACTTGTCAGCCTCTTGCTTATCCATCTGAGGAAATTTTGCTTGCTAGCGACTTAAATCTTTACTACGATCCCCGCCATCCTTTGTGGTACAAGCGTCCTGATTGGTACATGGTTTTAGGATTACCTAGTGCTAGCCAACAGCAAGACCTGCGCTTAAGTTACGTTATTTGGCAAGAAGGAATTGATCCATTTTTAGTAGTTGAATTACTTTCACCTGGTACAGAACAAGAAGACTTAGGAAAAACACTGCGGGAAGTAAACCGATCCCCAACGAAGTGGGAAGTATATGAACAGATTTTACGGGTTCCCTACTACGTTATCTATGATCGCTATGAAAATCATTTGCGTGCATTTAAACTCATAGGTACTCGTTATGAAGCAATCCCTCTACCAGAGAACCGCTTCTTTTTGGCAGAGTTAGAGCTAGGATTGGGTCTTTGGCAAGGTACTTACCAGCAGACAACAGGTTTGTGGTTGCGTTGGTATAATTCTGCGGGTTGGGTGCCGACTCGAAGAGAACAAGCAGAACAGGAACGCCAACGGGCTGAACAGGAAAATCAACGGGCTGAACAGGAAAATCAACGGGCTGAACAGGAATACCAACGGGCTGAACAAGAACGCCAACGGGCTGATCGATTAGCAGAGTATTTGCGATCGCAAGGAATTGATCCAGATAACTTGAGTTAAGCAAAAACTCGCATCTTTAACAAAGAAGGAACCTGACAAACAGACGTTATATTTTTTGTAGTAAAAATACACTTGACAATATCCTATGTATTGTATGATCGCCAAGATAATTTGGATACAATTTTCTAGTGATGATAGATTCTAAAAGCACTGAAGAGATTTCCAACAAATAAATTATCCAATCTTATGAGGTGGACATCCTGCCTACCCACATTTAACCAAAGGCGTGTAAGATACGCACATCACAAGAAGGTAGTTGGATATTTTTTCTAGTTGAAAGTGCCTGAAAAAGGAACTTTCATAAATATAATAGGCTTCAGTGAGAGCAATTAGGTGAGCGGATAGTGAGTAGTAAGCGAGGAAGCAGAAATTGTTGCCGACAATGCGGGGAGTTGTACGTAAGGTAGGGAGATGGAGGCGTATCTTGCCCATAGATGAACAGTTATGGGTAAAGTTCGACTTACTAAGAACTCTAGTACGCCGGGATTTAGAGGCACGTTACAAGGGTTCTATTTTAGGTAATTTGTGGCCTTTGCTAAATCAGCTATCCCAGTTACTGATTTATACTTATGTCTTTTCCACTGTGTTGAAAGTGAAGCTGACTACTCTCAAGGGTTTACCGGAAAATGATTTTACCTTTGGTTTGTGGCTATTTGCAGGCTTACTTCCTTGGATTGCTTTTACGGGTGGTCTCACGCAGTCCGCTAATTCGGTACTAGGACAACCAAATTTAGTTAAGAAGGTGGTATTTCCTTTAACTTTATTACCCCTAGTGCCAATTTTGTCAACATTCATTGAGAGTTCCTTTGGTTTAATGGCATTGATTTTTTTTGTGGCGATCAATGCTCATACTTTACATACTAGCTTGGCGCTATTACCCTTAATCTGGTTAACACAGTTATTGCTAACAGCAGGGTTGGGCTATTTAACAGCCGGACTAACTGTATTTTTGCGAGATATCCCGCAGACTTTAGGAGTAATTTTAAATATTTGGTTTTATGCGACACCGCTTGTCTATCCAGTATCAGCAGTTCCAGAGGCATGGCGGAGTTTGGTATTCTGGTTAAATCCAATGGCAGCGATCGCAGAGGTTTATCGTGACATAGTTTTAGTTGGAGAAGTAAAGCACTGGGGTGAATGGGGAGTTGCTTGTGTCATAGCAACAATTATATTTTGTTGTGGTTTTACAGTATACAAGCATTTGCGTCCAGCTTTTGCCGACGTGTTGTAGTCAAGGCTTCATTAGTTAGCCGCTTTTAAAACAAGCAAATGCTAACGTAAACTGTATATATTGTAGATAGCGATATAATTCAACAACAAGCAAAAATTATAATGAAGTAATTAATTTTTAATTGATAAATTTGTACCGTGTGAAATTCATTATTAGTTTAAGTATGCAGTGCTATGGGTGAGGAGATTGTAATTTCACTGAAGAATATCTCAAAGTGCTACAAGCGTTATGCTCGTCCGGTAGATAGGCTCAAAGAAACTTTACTACCTAGTAAGAGCCAGGCTCAAGAATTTTGGGCATTGCGGGATATTAACTTAGAAATTACTAAAGGAGAGAAATTAGGAATTATTGGTCAAAATGGCTCTGGGAAAAGTACATTACTACAAATCATTGCTAGAACCTTGACAGCAACTACAGGAGATGTCTGGATTCACGGCAGAGTTTCAGCTTTACTAGAACTAGGCAGCGGATTTAATCCTGAATTTACTGGAAGACAAAATGTATTTTTCAATGGACAAATTTTAGGGTTAAGTCGTGAAGAAATCGAAGCCAAATACAATGAGATAGTGGAATTTGCTGATATCGGAGATTTTATCGATCAGCCTGTTAAAACTTATTCCAGTGGTATGTTCGTGAGATTAGCATTTGCAGTTGCAGTAAGTGTTGATCCTGACATTCTAATTGTAGATGAAGCACTAGCAGTTGGAGATATTTACTTTCAGCAGAAATGTTTTGAGCGGATTAGAAATCTAACACGTATGGGAACAACACTTTTATTTGTTTCCCATGACTCGTCTGTTATACATAAAATCTGTAACAGAGCTTTATTTATGGAAGCAGGAAATTTAGTGTTGGATGCTAAACCAAGGCAAGTAATTGATTTATATGAAGCCAAACTGTTACAAAAAAAAGATATACGATCGGAAGCAGTAGAAATTCAAATGTTTCCAGATTCTAATTATGTTACTTCCGAGGAAAATAAAGAATTTTTAGATATAACCTCAGAATCAGTACAAGAAGTGGTTATTAATGCGCCAGAAGTAAGCATAGAATTTGTTAGGTTTTTAGATGAAACAGATCAAGAAATAAAAGTTGTAATTAGTGAGCAGTTATTACAGATTTCCGTAGGAGTTTTATTTTCCCAGTATTTTGAAGATCCCCATATTGGTTTTAAAATACGGGAAAGAACAGGTGAGGTAATTTTTGAAACCAACACTCTATGTATGGGGAAAAAAATAGGTCGAGTAGAAAGTGGTACTTTACTGGAGATTTGCTTTAAGTTTAAGGTGCCTTTGATGGAGGGTGAATATACAATTACATTTGGTGTAGCTGATAGTGCAATTGGGGAAAGTTTATTCCAGAGAACATTAGTTTATGCTCATAATGTCGCCGCATTAAAAGTTCTCAGAAACAAAGACTCAATACTGTGGTCAGGTATAGTAAATCTTTCTCCTTCTATTTCTATTCATAAATATACTTATGTTTGACTCTATCATTAAACAGGCAAAACAGACAGAATATGACTTTAGAAAAACTACTAATCCAGAAGATCCTTTGTTACATCTTTTTGATGAGTGGATTGATTATTACAAACTCAAATCTGCGATCGCTCATGAATTAAAACCTACTAATATCCTAGAAATAGGAGTACGTTTTGGTTATTCTGCCGCAGCTTTCTTACACGGATACCCTAATACCAAGTATACTGGTATTGACTTAGATACCAATGATTTTGGTGGTGTCAAAGGTGCAATTAATTGGGCAAAAGAAATTACTAAGCAGTTTAATACTGAATTTATTATTGCCGATACACAGGTAATGAAACGCTTGCCTGGTAATGTCTACGATCTCATTCATGTGGATGGGCAACAAAATGGAGACGGTTCCTTTCATGATTTGGAACTTGCTATTAAGCAATCCCACTATGTGTTGGTAGATGGATACATGTGGACGCAGCAGAACTTTATGGCAGTTAGTGATTTCTTATTTAGATATGCTGATTTGCTCGATTGGTATGGTGTAATACCAGGTTATGCCGGAGAGTTATTAATAAAAGTTTCTAATAATTATTTAATTGAGCTTGAAGAACACCACCACAATACTAATTGTAGTCTAGACATTCGTCAAAGTTATACCAGTCACTACTATACTCAAGACTGTAGCGGATTTGATACTTATAAACAAAATCAAGGGAAGAAGTTAGAAGATCCAAGATTGCAATCTGTAGCAGCGATCGCTAGTTTGAAAGCATCAGGACGAGTACTTGACATTGGTTGTGGGCGAGGTGAACTTAGTTATTATTTTGCTCGTCAAGGTTTTGCGGTTACATCTATTGACTATTCACCAAATGCCATTGAACTAGCAAAAAGTTGTTTTAATGGAGAAGCTGAGTTAGCAGCCAACGTAGAATTCATCTGCGATCATGTCTGCAATGTACAACTTCCAGATAAGTATGATCTAGCACTAGCTTCTGACGTGATTGAACACTTAGCTTTTGAAGAACTAGATGCGCTTTATCAGCAAGTCGCGCACAGTCTTAAACAAGACGGATTATTTGTTGTGCATACTTTTCCAAATCTTTGGTATTACAAATATGAATATCCACGTAAAAGGAAAATTGCTGCTTCTGTTGGTGCCTACCTACCACCACAGCCCCGCTCAAGATATGAGCTACTAATGCATATTAATGAACAATCGCCAAGGATTTTGAAAAAGCAATTAAGCAAACACTTTAACCATGTATGTTTATGGTTTGGTGATACCCAGAATCCAGGTGGAAGTTTAGTAAAAAAGTTTTCTATAAGAGAAATAGGTGTAGCGACTAGTCTATTTGTAGTTGCTTCTCATCGACCCATAAATCGGGAACATCTTAAGAGTAGTTTACAAATGGTCCCTATCCCACCCATCTCTGCTGGAAAAATCAAGATATTTGTGAAAGATCATCCAAAATTAGTAAATGCAGATAGTGAATTTGAAATTAAATTAGAAATTGAAAACTCTAGCAAATTTACTCTTAATAGTTATGGTTCTCATCCAGTTCACATTTCGTATCATTGGATGAATGAACAAGCTACCGATTACATTGTTTTTGAGGGACAACGAACAAAGATATTTCCCCACTTAAATAGCTCTGAAGATATAGTGTTGAAACATTTATTCAATAAAGTACCCAAAGAAACGTATAAAATTAAACTTAGATCGTTAGCACAAAAAGGTAACTATATCCTGAGAGTTACATTGGTACAGGAAGGTGTACGCTGGTTTGATGTAGCGCCAACTTATTTAATGGAGGACATTGGAATCAGGGTTATATAAGCATTAAATACCATATCTAATCTAGAAATTAAAATCATATCAAGAAATAATTGAGGTTAAGTAATAAATAAATGATTGAATCCAATTATCCTGAAACTAATATTGATGAATTAATACATAAAGATGTTGAGAATTTTAGCAAAAATCAAGCTCATTCTCAGTTAGTAGATTCACAATCTAATATAGACACATCAAACTTGAAGTTAAGTATTAGTTATATTGAAACTTTTATTGAAAATGCAGAATCTCGCTCAAGTGCCCGTACAAAGTGGCCAGATAAACTTAATCTTTTTCCTTTCAATTTAAGTGGTAAGTTGCAAAAACTTATTCTAAAAATCGTGAACTTTATCTTTAAAGATCAACGAGAAATTAATTTTAGTATAATTAATTCTCTAAAAGAGTCTGTAGCACTTAATCACCAGCTAGTGGAACACATTGCGACTTTAAAA
This Nostoc sp. C052 DNA region includes the following protein-coding sequences:
- a CDS encoding ABC transporter permease, which gives rise to MRGVVRKVGRWRRILPIDEQLWVKFDLLRTLVRRDLEARYKGSILGNLWPLLNQLSQLLIYTYVFSTVLKVKLTTLKGLPENDFTFGLWLFAGLLPWIAFTGGLTQSANSVLGQPNLVKKVVFPLTLLPLVPILSTFIESSFGLMALIFFVAINAHTLHTSLALLPLIWLTQLLLTAGLGYLTAGLTVFLRDIPQTLGVILNIWFYATPLVYPVSAVPEAWRSLVFWLNPMAAIAEVYRDIVLVGEVKHWGEWGVACVIATIIFCCGFTVYKHLRPAFADVL
- a CDS encoding ABC transporter ATP-binding protein yields the protein MGEEIVISLKNISKCYKRYARPVDRLKETLLPSKSQAQEFWALRDINLEITKGEKLGIIGQNGSGKSTLLQIIARTLTATTGDVWIHGRVSALLELGSGFNPEFTGRQNVFFNGQILGLSREEIEAKYNEIVEFADIGDFIDQPVKTYSSGMFVRLAFAVAVSVDPDILIVDEALAVGDIYFQQKCFERIRNLTRMGTTLLFVSHDSSVIHKICNRALFMEAGNLVLDAKPRQVIDLYEAKLLQKKDIRSEAVEIQMFPDSNYVTSEENKEFLDITSESVQEVVINAPEVSIEFVRFLDETDQEIKVVISEQLLQISVGVLFSQYFEDPHIGFKIRERTGEVIFETNTLCMGKKIGRVESGTLLEICFKFKVPLMEGEYTITFGVADSAIGESLFQRTLVYAHNVAALKVLRNKDSILWSGIVNLSPSISIHKYTYV
- a CDS encoding inositol monophosphatase family protein; translated protein: MNDFWTTILDFAQTTTTRVGKQLMQDFGQVQADQKADGSLVTQADKWADREIRDGIASNFSGYGILSEESDQSFPGTEWCWVIDPLDGTTNFTRGIPIWTISLGLLYRGTPIFGYVYAPTLNQAFHGFWAGSSGLATPTGAFLNHHPIHTSIDSPSNNHFFNLCSRSTAVIQNGFPCKIRMLGVASYNFLTVATGATLGGIEATPKVWDIAGAWVIVQAAGGVWSSLKSEPFPLSPGEDYSDRSFPTLVVSRPELVPVFQPFLEGVKI
- a CDS encoding class I SAM-dependent methyltransferase — protein: MFDSIIKQAKQTEYDFRKTTNPEDPLLHLFDEWIDYYKLKSAIAHELKPTNILEIGVRFGYSAAAFLHGYPNTKYTGIDLDTNDFGGVKGAINWAKEITKQFNTEFIIADTQVMKRLPGNVYDLIHVDGQQNGDGSFHDLELAIKQSHYVLVDGYMWTQQNFMAVSDFLFRYADLLDWYGVIPGYAGELLIKVSNNYLIELEEHHHNTNCSLDIRQSYTSHYYTQDCSGFDTYKQNQGKKLEDPRLQSVAAIASLKASGRVLDIGCGRGELSYYFARQGFAVTSIDYSPNAIELAKSCFNGEAELAANVEFICDHVCNVQLPDKYDLALASDVIEHLAFEELDALYQQVAHSLKQDGLFVVHTFPNLWYYKYEYPRKRKIAASVGAYLPPQPRSRYELLMHINEQSPRILKKQLSKHFNHVCLWFGDTQNPGGSLVKKFSIREIGVATSLFVVASHRPINREHLKSSLQMVPIPPISAGKIKIFVKDHPKLVNADSEFEIKLEIENSSKFTLNSYGSHPVHISYHWMNEQATDYIVFEGQRTKIFPHLNSSEDIVLKHLFNKVPKETYKIKLRSLAQKGNYILRVTLVQEGVRWFDVAPTYLMEDIGIRVI
- a CDS encoding alcohol dehydrogenase catalytic domain-containing protein, with product MKGLWLENNQLQLRTDISIPEPPPGEALVRVLRAGICNTDLELLRGYYPYTGILGHEFVGVVEQGPEHLVNQRVVGEINAVCGHCRFCRSGQPTHCENRTVLGIVNRNGAFGEYLCLPIENLHPVPDNVPTEVATFTEPIAAALEIQQQVQLRPNDRVLVVGDGKLGQLVAQTLALTGCELLAVGRHREKLANLEARGIKTSLADAVTDGYFDISVECTGNPEGFAIARRALRPRGTLVLKSTYAGNLSLDVSSLVVDEITLIGSRCGPFAPALQLLATGQVDVQPLIHATYPLVEGLAAFEHAQSRGVLKILLEISH
- a CDS encoding DUF2862 domain-containing protein; protein product: MEIGQKVKVYRLRDRVSPPIVKKLGQVGIIQGYKVIDGGIGVVVLFDDNSSTWFFEDEIKAV
- a CDS encoding ArsA family ATPase, whose product is MALILTFLGKGGTARTKIAIAAAKLLASQGKRVLLVGQAEPTLQILLGTPIAADPQEIAPNLQVVQFQASVLLEHNWDEVKKLEAQYLRTPIFKDVFGQELVVLPGMDNALALNAIREYDASGKYDAIVYDGTGDSLTLRMLGLPESLSWYVRRFRQLFVNSDLGKTITESPLIQPLISSFFNINWTADNFAAPTNQVNNFLEKGRAALADPKRLVAFLVTTGDPIEVANARYLWGSAQQIGLTVGGVLLVSNGTNVNLSEEFIPLPVSVVPNSSTGDWQPLIDALPNFEAQALQAPKPIEIDIHNRQVRLFLPGFDKKQVKLTQYGPEVTVEAGDQRRNIPLPPALSGRPVAGAKFQNNYLIISF
- a CDS encoding Uma2 family endonuclease, with protein sequence MYQTDPPRPPQETMPTMYDLPSELVGESGLPDEFHRIQADLLSETCQPLAYPSEEILLASDLNLYYDPRHPLWYKRPDWYMVLGLPSASQQQDLRLSYVIWQEGIDPFLVVELLSPGTEQEDLGKTLREVNRSPTKWEVYEQILRVPYYVIYDRYENHLRAFKLIGTRYEAIPLPENRFFLAELELGLGLWQGTYQQTTGLWLRWYNSAGWVPTRREQAEQERQRAEQENQRAEQENQRAEQEYQRAEQERQRADRLAEYLRSQGIDPDNLS
- the chlG gene encoding chlorophyll synthase ChlG — its product is MSESTPITPDPNPSEVLESVAINPSEQAITTSDRSAKTRQMLGMKGASTGETSIWKIRLQLMKPITWIPLIWGVVCGAASSGNYTWTLENVLKVAACMLLAGPLMTGYTQILNDYYDREIDAINEPYRPIPSGAIPLPQVIIQIWVLLIAGYGLAFVLDVWVGHEFPTITAIAIIGSFIAYIYSAPPLKLKQNGWLGSYALGASYITLPWSTGHALFGELNSTIVILTMFYSLAGLGIAIVNDFKSVEGDRQLGLNSLPVMFGITTASWICVVTIDVFQGLIAAYLVSIHENLYAAILVLLIIPQITLQDMYFLRDPVKNDVKYQASAQPFLVLGMLVTGLALGHAGV